The DNA sequence TAAAATATCAAATAAGATAAAGCGAGCTATTTTGTTCATTTTTTCATTGCTTTTAAAATTGAAATAATTCCGTCAGAAATTTTTTCAGTATTGGTTTCTTTCTTCAAATCTTCTACGGATTGATGCACGACAACTTTACCTTCGTTCATGAAAACAATTTCAGTTATAATATCGTCGAGTTCGCTTAGCAGGTGAGAAGTGATGATGATGAGTTTTCCTTTGTTTTTCTCCTTGATTATTTTGTTTTTCAGAATTTCTGTAGCCAACGGATCAAGTCCAGCAGTCGGTTCATCCAGGATAATAACTTTAGGATTAAAAAGAAAAGCGAGTACCGCACTTACTTTCTGCGTAGTTCCGCCGGAAAGAGTGCGCATTTTTTTATCGTAAATGTTTTCAAGCTCAAATGCTTCCAGAAGTTCAGTGTCCAGGTTGTCGCCACTGTTTTTACGGGTGTCTTTGATCATCTTGATGGTTTCCTTGATGGTCATATTCTCCGGATACCTACCGATTTGTGGCATATAGCCAATATTCTCACGGTATTTGTAATCTTCTTTTACGCTTTTTTCATCGACCAATATATCGCCATCTTCAACGACGTTTAATCCTAAAATACATTTAATCATGGTTGTTTTCCCACAACCGTTTGGTCCGATTAAAGCAATAGAATGACCATTTTCAAAGGATAAATTGACGTCGTTCAGCGCAGTGAACTTGTTGAATTTTTTGGTGAGATTTTTTATTTCAATCATATCATTGAGATGTTAATTGTCAACATCAACTTTCATTAAATTTTTACAGAACAAATTTTAAAAATGAATTTAAACTTTGCTTTAATATATTTTCACAGGTTTCATTAAAGGTTGATCGTCAACGAAACTTTCCGGCGTAAGGCTTGGGAGGATTTTTTCAGTACGGTCTAACATATCGACTAAGAAACTTCTGAAGAGTAACATTACCGATGGATTCTGCTCAACCAAAACAGAATATAAACTCAAAGGATGAAAGGGAATATCGCCGATTTTATCTTTGTTCAAATCATAACCTTCATATTTATCCCAGTAATTAAAACGGAAATCATTCATCACCGTAGAACCATTCGTGCTGACATCGAAAGTGTTATTGACAAAATTATTTCTAATCACTTTATTTTCCATGCAATTAGAATTGATCTTAATCGCCCAGCCGTTGTTTTCGAACTGGTTGTTGTAGAAATCTATTTTGGTGGCGCCGTCAGCAAATATGGCAGTGGTGTTATTTTCGAACGTATTTCCTTTGATTTTACTGTAGGAAATTTCTTTTAGTAAAAGTCCGAAAACACTGTCGCCCCAATTGTTGATGAATTTATTGTGATACATGCTCACATTCATGGCGTACATTACGGCAACACCTGCTT is a window from the Kaistella flava (ex Peng et al. 2021) genome containing:
- a CDS encoding ABC transporter ATP-binding protein, encoding MIEIKNLTKKFNKFTALNDVNLSFENGHSIALIGPNGCGKTTMIKCILGLNVVEDGDILVDEKSVKEDYKYRENIGYMPQIGRYPENMTIKETIKMIKDTRKNSGDNLDTELLEAFELENIYDKKMRTLSGGTTQKVSAVLAFLFNPKVIILDEPTAGLDPLATEILKNKIIKEKNKGKLIIITSHLLSELDDIITEIVFMNEGKVVVHQSVEDLKKETNTEKISDGIISILKAMKK